In Panacibacter ginsenosidivorans, the following proteins share a genomic window:
- a CDS encoding 4Fe-4S dicluster domain-containing protein produces the protein MAIKITEECINCGACEPECPNNAIYEGGVEWAISDGTTIKGPFTLMDGTVVDSDQRFEPISVDTYFIVPNKCTECQGFHEEPQCASVCPVDCCVPDEMYKETVEELLAKKDRMHI, from the coding sequence ATGGCTATAAAAATTACTGAAGAATGTATTAACTGTGGTGCCTGCGAACCAGAATGTCCAAACAATGCAATTTACGAAGGCGGTGTTGAATGGGCCATTTCAGATGGTACTACTATTAAAGGCCCATTTACATTGATGGACGGAACTGTTGTAGACTCAGATCAACGCTTTGAACCAATAAGTGTGGATACATATTTTATTGTTCCCAATAAATGTACAGAATGCCAGGGTTTTCATGAAGAACCACAATGTGCTTCTGTATGTCCTGTAGATTGTTGTGTGCCCGATGAAATGTACAAGGAAACAGTTGAAGAGTTACTGGCAAAAAAAGACAGGATGCATATATAA
- a CDS encoding acyl-CoA reductase yields MQLSQRIDLLVHLGEYMQNGNNEFELVKENAYRENPWFIPEFIDLAVANIANDFLQEDKLKAWVDYYNIPAENKSPKTVGIVMAGNIPLVGFHDLLSVFISGHTAVIKPSSKDVILIKHLINKMNEWEGSIHQLISLAETLKDCDAYIATGSNNSGRYFEYYFGKYPSIIRKNKTSVAILDGSESPEELELLTDDMQLYFGLGCRNITKLYIPRNYDFVPLLSTIKKYDRFMEFYKYKHNYDYQLALLIMNNKFYMTDGSLLLTENDSLFAPVSQVNYSFFEDAMVLKRSLSKIADIQCITGHGFIPFGRAQFPSLTDYADGKDTLLFLSKL; encoded by the coding sequence ATGCAGTTATCACAAAGAATAGATTTATTGGTTCACCTTGGCGAATATATGCAAAATGGAAATAATGAATTTGAATTGGTAAAAGAAAATGCATACCGCGAAAACCCGTGGTTTATTCCCGAATTTATTGATCTGGCAGTAGCAAATATTGCAAATGATTTTTTGCAGGAAGATAAACTAAAAGCCTGGGTAGATTATTATAATATCCCTGCAGAAAATAAATCTCCTAAAACTGTTGGGATTGTAATGGCAGGCAATATTCCGTTGGTGGGTTTTCATGATCTGCTGAGTGTATTTATAAGTGGTCATACCGCAGTTATTAAGCCTTCTTCAAAGGACGTTATTTTAATAAAACACCTCATTAATAAGATGAATGAATGGGAAGGAAGCATTCACCAATTAATATCACTGGCAGAAACACTGAAAGATTGCGATGCTTATATAGCTACCGGCAGTAATAATTCCGGCAGGTATTTCGAATATTACTTTGGAAAATATCCTTCTATCATCAGAAAAAATAAAACATCTGTTGCAATACTTGATGGGAGCGAATCACCTGAAGAACTTGAATTACTAACCGACGATATGCAATTGTATTTTGGTCTTGGTTGCAGAAACATCACCAAGTTGTATATCCCCAGGAATTATGATTTTGTGCCGTTATTAAGTACCATAAAAAAGTACGACAGGTTTATGGAGTTTTACAAGTATAAACACAATTATGATTACCAGTTAGCATTACTTATAATGAATAACAAATTTTATATGACGGATGGGTCTCTCCTTCTTACTGAAAATGATTCCTTATTTGCACCGGTAAGCCAGGTTAACTACAGTTTTTTTGAGGATGCCATGGTACTAAAAAGAAGCCTCAGTAAAATTGCGGATATTCAATGTATAACAGGGCATGGGTTTATCCCTTTTGGCAGGGCACAATTCCCATCATTAACTGATTATGCAGATGGGAAAGATACTTTGCTTTTTTTGAGCAAACTTTAA
- a CDS encoding Do family serine endopeptidase, translated as MKLKNILLVVFISATTAILSVWGYAKFADHNSSSGIQQDNGKLPVNYAGFFDKDNAPVGPVDFTAAATASTPAVVHIKTHTKEKQVANNNKRKNPFSDLFGDDDPFSDFFGGPRNMVIPEQRASGSGVIVSNDGYIVTNNHVVEGADEITVTTTNRKTYKGTVIGTDVNTDLAVIKIDGAGNLPYMVWGNSDDVKLGQWVLAVGYPLNLDVTVTAGIVSAKSRSIGINKGDRPIESFIQTDAAVNPGNSGGALINTNGELIGINSAIASPTGSYAGYSYAIPVNIVKKIVGDLMKFGAVQRAYIGISYPPDDLPEEKKKEMGIKDGEGVFINGVADDGAAKQAGIQKGDFITKINGSAVNSGPELQEQVARYKPGDKVTITFVRNGKENTAAITLKNKAGNYEAVKQESALDNLGGAELVNLDKATAQKNDIAGGVLVKKLGDGILKNTRMQEGFVITSVDGQEVKTVEDLKAILNNAQGGTVRLEGIYPGYEGTYGYPLNLSSSDGGADK; from the coding sequence ATGAAACTCAAAAACATTTTATTGGTAGTTTTTATTAGTGCTACTACCGCTATTTTGAGTGTTTGGGGCTATGCTAAGTTTGCAGATCATAATAGCTCTTCCGGAATACAGCAGGACAACGGAAAACTTCCCGTAAACTATGCCGGTTTTTTTGATAAGGATAATGCTCCTGTTGGTCCGGTTGATTTTACCGCAGCTGCAACAGCATCTACCCCTGCAGTAGTACACATAAAAACACATACAAAAGAAAAGCAGGTTGCCAATAATAACAAACGTAAAAATCCTTTCTCTGACCTTTTTGGCGATGATGATCCTTTCTCTGATTTTTTTGGAGGCCCGCGTAACATGGTAATACCTGAACAACGCGCAAGCGGCAGTGGTGTAATTGTTAGCAATGACGGGTACATCGTTACCAATAACCATGTAGTTGAAGGAGCTGATGAAATTACGGTAACCACAACTAACAGAAAAACATACAAGGGAACAGTAATTGGCACAGACGTTAACACAGATCTTGCTGTTATTAAAATAGATGGCGCAGGCAACCTTCCTTATATGGTTTGGGGTAATAGTGATGATGTAAAACTTGGTCAGTGGGTATTAGCTGTTGGTTATCCATTAAATCTTGATGTTACCGTAACTGCCGGTATTGTGAGTGCCAAATCGCGTTCTATTGGTATAAATAAAGGCGATCGTCCAATAGAATCATTCATACAAACAGATGCGGCAGTTAACCCGGGTAATAGCGGCGGGGCTTTGATAAACACAAATGGTGAATTGATCGGTATTAACTCTGCCATTGCTTCACCAACAGGTTCTTATGCTGGCTATTCTTATGCAATACCTGTAAATATTGTAAAAAAGATAGTTGGAGATCTTATGAAATTTGGTGCTGTACAAAGAGCTTATATCGGTATTTCTTATCCACCAGATGATCTTCCCGAAGAAAAGAAAAAAGAAATGGGTATTAAAGACGGTGAAGGAGTTTTTATAAATGGTGTAGCCGATGATGGTGCTGCTAAACAGGCTGGTATTCAGAAGGGTGATTTTATTACAAAGATTAATGGAAGTGCAGTGAACAGTGGCCCTGAATTGCAGGAGCAGGTTGCCCGTTATAAACCAGGCGATAAAGTAACCATTACTTTCGTAAGAAATGGTAAAGAGAATACAGCTGCAATTACACTTAAAAACAAGGCTGGTAATTATGAGGCAGTAAAACAAGAATCAGCTCTTGATAATCTTGGTGGTGCTGAGTTGGTAAATCTGGATAAAGCTACTGCTCAGAAAAATGACATAGCTGGCGGTGTACTTGTAAAGAAACTGGGCGATGGTATTTTGAAAAATACACGCATGCAGGAAGGTTTTGTAATTACTAGTGTAGACGGACAGGAAGTAAAAACTGTTGAGGACTTAAAAGCAATTTTAAATAATGCACAGGGCGGCACTGTAAGACTCGAAGGTATTTACCCTGGTTATGAAGGCACCTATGGTTATCCACTCAACTTAAGTAGTTCAGATGGTGGTGCTGATAAGTAA
- a CDS encoding phosphoglycerate kinase, whose protein sequence is MSKFSDHNFANEKALIRVDFNVPLDKQTFAITDDSRMRAAVPTIKKILGDGGSVILMSHLGRPKEGPEDKYSLKHIVAHLSDLLGGVAVEFADDCIGQQATDKSAALKPGQVLLLENLRFYKQEEKGDEAFAEKLSKLGDVYVNDAFGTAHRAHASTAVIAKFFPGDKKMFGLLMESEVISAEKVLHQSEKPFTAIIGGAKVSDKILIIENLLERATDIIIGGGMAYTFMKARGGKIGNSLCEEDRLDTASELLKKAIVKNVSIHLPEDSVIADKFAADANTKTCMSDAIPDGWMGLDIGPKACGVFSEVIRNSKTILWNGPMGVFEMEKFQAGTKAIADAVAESTQNGAFSLVGGGDSVAAVNQFGYTDKVSYVSTGGGAMLEYFEGKVLPGIAAINE, encoded by the coding sequence ATGAGCAAATTCTCTGATCATAATTTTGCAAATGAAAAAGCATTGATCCGCGTAGATTTCAATGTGCCTTTAGATAAACAAACTTTTGCTATTACAGATGACAGCAGGATGCGTGCAGCAGTACCCACTATAAAAAAAATACTGGGGGATGGCGGCAGCGTAATTCTTATGAGTCATCTTGGCCGCCCCAAGGAAGGACCAGAAGATAAATATTCATTGAAACATATTGTAGCACACTTAAGCGATTTACTAGGTGGCGTTGCTGTTGAATTTGCCGATGATTGCATTGGTCAGCAGGCTACAGATAAATCTGCAGCATTAAAACCAGGACAAGTATTGTTGCTGGAAAATCTCCGTTTTTATAAACAGGAAGAAAAAGGTGATGAAGCATTTGCAGAAAAATTATCAAAGCTTGGTGATGTTTATGTGAATGATGCATTTGGCACAGCTCACCGTGCACATGCATCTACAGCAGTAATTGCAAAATTCTTTCCCGGCGATAAAAAAATGTTTGGCTTATTAATGGAAAGTGAAGTGATCAGTGCAGAGAAAGTATTGCACCAATCAGAAAAGCCATTTACAGCTATTATTGGTGGCGCAAAGGTTTCAGATAAGATTCTCATTATTGAAAATTTATTAGAACGAGCAACGGATATCATCATCGGTGGTGGCATGGCTTACACATTTATGAAAGCAAGAGGTGGAAAGATTGGTAATTCATTATGCGAAGAAGATCGCCTGGATACAGCAAGTGAGCTTCTGAAAAAAGCAATAGTAAAAAATGTAAGCATCCATCTACCTGAAGATTCTGTAATTGCAGACAAGTTTGCGGCAGATGCAAATACCAAAACATGCATGAGTGATGCAATACCAGATGGATGGATGGGTTTAGATATTGGTCCTAAAGCATGCGGTGTATTTTCTGAAGTGATCAGGAACTCTAAGACCATTTTATGGAACGGACCAATGGGTGTTTTTGAAATGGAAAAATTCCAGGCTGGCACCAAAGCAATTGCAGATGCGGTAGCTGAATCAACACAAAACGGTGCTTTCTCTTTAGTAGGCGGTGGTGATAGTGTTGCTGCTGTTAACCAGTTTGGTTATACTGACAAGGTAAGTTATGTAAGCACCGGTGGTGGCGCAATGCTTGAATATTTTGAAGGCAAGGTATTGCCAGGCATTGCAGCTATTAATGAATAA
- the gap gene encoding type I glyceraldehyde-3-phosphate dehydrogenase, with product MSTVKVAINGFGRIGRLVYRQIFNMEGIDVVAINDLTSPKVLAHLLKYDSAQGRFNEEVSATENSIIVKGNEVKIYAQKNPAEIPWGQHDVDVVLECTGFFTDKAKAELHLTAGAKRVVISAPATGDLKTIVFNVNHSILDGSETVISCASCTTNCLAPMAKVLEDTFGIVNGLMTTIHAYTNDQNTQDAPHPKGDLRRARAAAQNIVPNSTGAAKAIGLVLPSLKGKLDGSAQRVPTITGSLTELTAVLGKKTTVEEVNAAMKAAANESFGYTTDEIVSTDVIGITYGSLYDATQTRVQIVGDVQLVRTVSWYDNEMSYVSQLVRTVHYFAGLISK from the coding sequence ATGAGCACAGTAAAAGTTGCAATCAACGGATTCGGAAGAATCGGCCGTTTGGTATACAGACAGATATTTAACATGGAGGGGATTGATGTTGTTGCGATAAATGATCTTACTAGTCCAAAAGTATTAGCACATCTTTTAAAATATGATAGCGCACAGGGCCGCTTTAATGAAGAGGTTTCTGCTACAGAAAATTCAATCATTGTAAAGGGTAACGAAGTAAAAATATATGCACAAAAAAATCCTGCTGAAATTCCATGGGGCCAGCATGATGTAGATGTTGTTTTGGAATGTACAGGTTTCTTCACAGATAAAGCAAAAGCAGAATTACATCTTACTGCAGGCGCAAAACGCGTTGTTATTTCTGCACCTGCTACAGGAGATCTGAAAACAATTGTATTCAATGTAAACCATAGTATTCTTGATGGCAGCGAAACCGTGATCAGTTGTGCATCCTGCACTACCAATTGTCTTGCACCAATGGCCAAAGTGCTTGAAGATACATTTGGTATTGTTAATGGTTTAATGACTACTATTCACGCTTACACAAACGATCAGAATACACAGGATGCGCCGCATCCCAAAGGTGATCTTCGCCGTGCACGTGCAGCAGCACAGAACATTGTACCAAACAGCACCGGGGCTGCAAAAGCAATTGGTCTTGTACTGCCTTCATTGAAAGGCAAACTGGATGGTTCTGCTCAGCGTGTTCCAACTATCACAGGCTCTTTAACTGAATTGACTGCGGTTCTTGGTAAGAAAACAACCGTTGAAGAAGTAAATGCAGCAATGAAAGCAGCAGCAAATGAAAGCTTTGGTTATACCACAGATGAAATTGTAAGCACAGATGTTATCGGCATCACCTATGGTTCTTTGTATGATGCAACACAAACACGTGTGCAAATAGTTGGCGATGTTCAATTAGTACGCACAGTTAGCTGGTACGATAATGAAATGAGCTATGTAAGCCAGTTAGTACGCACAGTACATTATTTTGCAGGTTTAATAAGCAAGTAA
- the dnaJ gene encoding molecular chaperone DnaJ yields the protein MKQDYYEILGVSKTATAEELKKAYRKVAMQYHPDRNPGDKTAEEKFKQAAEAYEVLSDADKRAKYDRYGHQAFAPGQGGFGGGHASNMEDIFSQFGDIFGDDIFGSFFGGGQRRSGGGGRPRGIRGSNLRVKLKLTFEEAAKGVTKTIKVKKYVGCNTCGGSGAKDKGSVQTCSTCGGSGQVRKVTNTFLGQMQTVTTCSTCNGEGTTITAKCGNCKGEGRVYGEEMVTVDIPAGVQEGMQLSMSGKGNAGERGGAPGDLIILIEEEAHKELQRDGLNVAFELHISFPDATFGTQVEVPTIDGRAKIKIPAGTQSGKIFRLKGKGFPDVNGYSKGDQLVHVNVWTPQHVTTEEKEMLDKLNNSPNFKPQPGKSEKSFFDRVKEVFS from the coding sequence ATGAAGCAAGACTATTACGAGATTTTAGGTGTCAGTAAAACAGCTACTGCCGAAGAGTTAAAGAAAGCTTATCGCAAGGTGGCTATGCAATATCACCCTGACCGCAACCCCGGAGACAAAACAGCTGAAGAAAAATTCAAACAAGCAGCGGAAGCCTATGAAGTATTAAGCGATGCTGATAAAAGGGCTAAATATGACCGCTACGGTCACCAGGCATTTGCACCAGGGCAAGGTGGTTTTGGCGGCGGCCATGCAAGCAATATGGAAGATATTTTTAGCCAATTCGGAGATATTTTTGGCGATGATATTTTCGGCAGCTTCTTTGGTGGAGGACAACGAAGAAGTGGTGGCGGTGGAAGGCCCAGAGGGATAAGAGGAAGCAACCTTCGTGTGAAATTGAAACTCACTTTTGAAGAAGCTGCAAAGGGTGTAACAAAAACCATCAAGGTTAAAAAATATGTAGGCTGTAATACGTGTGGTGGCAGCGGTGCAAAAGATAAAGGCAGTGTGCAAACCTGCAGCACCTGCGGCGGTAGCGGGCAGGTGAGAAAAGTAACTAATACTTTTCTTGGTCAGATGCAAACAGTAACAACATGCTCAACCTGTAACGGAGAAGGAACAACCATCACTGCAAAATGCGGCAACTGTAAAGGAGAAGGCCGTGTGTACGGTGAAGAAATGGTTACCGTTGATATTCCTGCAGGTGTGCAGGAGGGCATGCAGTTAAGTATGAGTGGAAAAGGTAATGCAGGTGAAAGAGGCGGTGCACCAGGTGATCTGATTATTCTTATAGAAGAAGAAGCGCATAAAGAATTGCAGCGTGATGGATTGAATGTAGCATTTGAATTGCACATCTCTTTTCCTGATGCAACATTTGGCACACAGGTAGAAGTTCCAACGATTGATGGAAGAGCTAAAATAAAAATACCGGCAGGTACACAGAGTGGAAAGATCTTTCGATTAAAAGGCAAAGGCTTTCCTGATGTAAACGGATATTCCAAAGGAGATCAGTTGGTGCATGTAAATGTGTGGACACCACAACATGTAACAACTGAAGAAAAAGAAATGCTCGATAAATTAAACAACAGCCCGAACTTTAAACCGCAACCAGGAAAAAGTGAGAAAAGTTTTTTTGACAGAGTGAAGGAAGTATTTAGTTAA
- a CDS encoding nucleotide exchange factor GrpE, which yields MEDNQKQTFEQDNTVETADFSINADENAAGTTHLNEPVGNESELEKLKADLQEQKDKYVRLYAEFDNFRRRTAKERIELIQTAGRDVITSLLDVLDDCDRAEKQLQQTEDVALIKEGIQLVFNKLRNNLQSKGVKAMESIGSEFDVEKHEAITEIPAPTPALSGKVVDEVQKGYYLNDKIIRFAKVVVGK from the coding sequence ATGGAAGACAATCAAAAGCAAACCTTTGAACAGGATAATACTGTAGAAACGGCTGATTTTTCAATTAATGCTGACGAAAATGCAGCGGGCACCACGCATCTTAACGAGCCTGTAGGCAATGAGTCTGAATTAGAAAAACTAAAAGCTGATTTACAGGAACAAAAAGATAAATATGTGCGCCTATACGCAGAGTTTGACAACTTTCGCCGCCGCACAGCTAAAGAAAGAATAGAGCTGATACAAACAGCAGGCAGAGATGTTATCACGTCTTTACTGGATGTATTGGACGACTGCGACCGTGCAGAAAAACAGTTGCAGCAAACAGAAGATGTTGCCTTAATAAAAGAAGGTATACAACTGGTTTTTAACAAGCTGCGCAATAACCTGCAATCAAAAGGTGTAAAGGCAATGGAAAGTATTGGTTCTGAGTTTGACGTAGAAAAACATGAAGCCATTACGGAAATTCCGGCACCCACCCCTGCATTATCAGGTAAAGTAGTGGATGAAGTTCAAAAAGGTTATTACCTTAATGATAAGATCATACGCTTTGCAAAAGTAGTTGTGGGTAAATAA